One part of the Halopenitus persicus genome encodes these proteins:
- a CDS encoding dihydrodipicolinate synthase family protein, with product MEDTISGILSPVLTPIEDGVVKTDLVPKSVAFTQLCGCHGLIAAGTGVQETVALTVSERKDLIEATIDASDERPVLAGVSHPSTSVAIELTAHAESIGADGILAMPPWGLPPSDAAIERYYESISEATDLPILLYNNPSVTVDLSTETMRRIARYENVEYIKETSRNWKKIAWLIENIDNAGLASVFGTMDVLLPVLAAGGQGAVIPAPASSPAMRVYEAFKNEELEAATEAQRSFVDFPPAEVDVGLMSAVKAATNLSGVPIGTPRPPYSPVSDEGCAAIERWLAREKIPSLEGITS from the coding sequence ATGGAAGACACGATCAGTGGGATCCTCTCGCCAGTGTTAACTCCGATCGAGGATGGTGTCGTCAAGACGGATCTGGTTCCGAAGTCGGTTGCATTCACGCAATTATGTGGGTGCCACGGCCTCATCGCCGCGGGAACCGGTGTACAAGAAACGGTTGCGTTGACGGTGTCCGAGCGGAAGGACCTGATCGAAGCTACGATCGACGCGTCCGATGAGCGTCCGGTTCTGGCCGGCGTCTCCCATCCCTCAACGAGCGTCGCTATCGAGCTCACGGCACACGCGGAATCGATTGGTGCTGACGGTATCCTCGCGATGCCGCCGTGGGGACTCCCCCCGAGTGATGCCGCCATAGAACGGTACTACGAATCCATTTCGGAAGCAACGGATCTACCGATCTTGTTGTACAACAACCCATCGGTCACCGTCGATCTCTCCACCGAGACGATGCGACGGATTGCTCGGTATGAGAACGTCGAGTATATCAAAGAAACGTCCCGCAACTGGAAGAAGATCGCGTGGCTCATTGAGAACATCGATAACGCAGGATTGGCGTCAGTATTCGGAACGATGGATGTCCTGTTGCCCGTATTGGCTGCTGGAGGTCAGGGTGCGGTAATTCCCGCTCCGGCCAGTAGTCCGGCAATGAGGGTGTACGAAGCGTTCAAAAACGAGGAGCTAGAAGCTGCAACCGAAGCACAGCGATCCTTCGTCGATTTCCCGCCGGCAGAGGTGGACGTCGGGCTGATGTCTGCAGTCAAAGCTGCAACGAACCTTTCCGGCGTTCCGATCGGTACTCCTCGACCTCCATATTCGCCGGTTAGTGACGAGGGATGTGCCGCGATCGAACGGTGGCTCGCGCGAGAGAAGATTCCCTCACTGGAGGGGATCACTTCCTAA
- a CDS encoding phosphotriesterase family protein — MRQDAGSIVTVDGRIDPDSLGITMAHEHLFTDLSVTSDKVEFESPIDQRRSREPLALENRWFVQQGGGFHMAPEQLFLDSLDDAIEEISKYYRHGGDSIVDVTPKHFGRDPEAVRAVMRETGVNLIHGTAYYTQASHPPELSTKTIDEIREEFVSDVRSGIGSTDVRAGIIGELGVSGEIHEDEEKVLRAGARAALDTGAPVTVHPNGKSHRRDGTYPSSRWGLKILDILEDEGLPAERVVIDHMDRAFFEGTGLEYQKKIADRGGFIAYDEWGAERNFTVDWIERDYARPSNLHRAEWISELVAEGYASHILFSHDRHRKSQLAKYGGRGYFHIVNDVVPLLLIDEPGREFGISESAVERILVENPKRMLTFADPE; from the coding sequence ATGAGGCAGGATGCTGGTAGCATCGTCACTGTAGACGGTCGGATCGATCCCGATTCACTCGGGATAACGATGGCACACGAACACCTGTTTACCGACCTTTCGGTTACATCCGACAAGGTCGAGTTCGAATCGCCGATCGATCAGCGGCGCTCGAGGGAGCCGCTAGCCCTTGAGAATCGATGGTTTGTACAACAAGGCGGCGGATTCCATATGGCACCTGAACAACTATTTCTGGATTCGCTCGATGATGCCATCGAGGAGATCTCAAAGTACTATCGGCACGGCGGAGACTCCATAGTCGACGTCACGCCGAAACATTTCGGACGCGATCCCGAGGCGGTACGCGCAGTGATGCGGGAAACTGGAGTGAACCTCATCCATGGGACGGCATACTATACGCAAGCGAGCCATCCGCCGGAGCTATCTACGAAAACCATTGACGAAATCAGGGAAGAATTCGTTAGCGATGTTCGCTCCGGAATCGGCTCAACGGACGTGCGTGCTGGAATCATCGGGGAGCTCGGCGTCTCCGGTGAGATCCACGAGGATGAAGAAAAAGTACTACGAGCCGGCGCGCGCGCAGCCCTCGATACTGGTGCCCCCGTGACGGTACATCCGAACGGGAAGAGCCATCGGCGTGATGGTACGTATCCTTCTTCGAGGTGGGGCCTGAAGATACTCGACATTCTCGAAGACGAAGGGTTGCCGGCTGAGCGTGTCGTGATCGATCATATGGACCGTGCATTTTTTGAGGGGACCGGACTCGAGTATCAAAAGAAGATAGCCGATCGAGGTGGGTTCATCGCGTATGACGAATGGGGAGCAGAACGGAACTTCACCGTAGACTGGATCGAACGCGACTATGCGCGTCCGTCCAACCTCCATCGAGCGGAATGGATCTCCGAACTCGTTGCTGAAGGCTATGCATCACATATCCTCTTTTCACACGATCGGCACCGAAAGTCACAGCTGGCCAAATACGGTGGACGAGGATACTTCCACATCGTTAATGACGTGGTTCCGTTGTTGTTGATCGATGAACCGGGCAGAGAATTCGGAATTTCGGAAAGTGCTGTCGAACGAATTCTCGTCGAGAACCCAAAACGAATGTTAACTTTCGCCGATCCCGAATGA
- a CDS encoding aldehyde dehydrogenase yields the protein MPDSNAVVDSVNEYDVLIDGEYREAVSEDRISVTFPYTGERWATVPQADAEDVDAAVKTARNTFENTWKDTLPSTRRDILHQIADVLDQHYEELGRLETLQNGKLIREMEAQIEGLGEWYRYYGSLCDTLEGKTIPVENKNGQMFNYTKREPYGVVGAITPWNSPLLLLSLKLAPALAAGNTFVHKPSEQTPVSALRFAELIYEETDLPKGAYNVITGAASTGKALTEHDSVNKLSFTGSTAVGRQIGQTAGDRLVPVSLELGGKSPNIVFADANLDNAVNGVIKGIFAASGQTCVAGSRVLVSEEIYDEFIERFVSRTSEIKLGDPLDPETEMGPIAFSDQWKKVKEYIDLGRSEGAEIAFGGSQPQRLAGDLFIEPTILTDVDSEMRVAQEEIFGPVASVIRFSDEEEAVQLANDTDYGLAAGVWTEDIRRAHRLADAIDAGTVCINEYRVMSYRSPLGGYKDSGLGREQGQQGLDEYLQTKSVWIDLAGEVSDPFNMDT from the coding sequence ATGCCAGATTCCAACGCTGTTGTTGATAGTGTGAATGAGTACGACGTACTCATCGATGGTGAGTACCGCGAAGCCGTCTCCGAGGACCGAATATCCGTCACGTTTCCATATACTGGTGAACGGTGGGCAACGGTTCCACAAGCCGATGCCGAGGACGTTGATGCCGCAGTCAAGACGGCACGAAATACGTTTGAGAATACGTGGAAGGATACGCTTCCGAGCACCCGACGGGATATTCTCCACCAAATTGCGGACGTCCTCGATCAACACTACGAAGAGCTCGGACGTCTCGAGACCCTCCAGAACGGAAAACTCATTCGCGAGATGGAGGCACAGATCGAAGGACTCGGTGAGTGGTACCGGTACTATGGGAGTCTCTGTGATACGCTTGAGGGCAAAACGATTCCAGTGGAGAACAAAAACGGCCAGATGTTCAATTATACCAAACGGGAACCCTACGGTGTCGTTGGAGCGATCACCCCTTGGAACTCCCCGTTGCTGTTACTAAGTCTCAAACTGGCTCCGGCACTCGCGGCAGGTAACACGTTCGTTCACAAACCTAGCGAACAGACTCCCGTAAGCGCCCTTCGGTTTGCCGAACTCATCTATGAGGAGACGGACCTGCCAAAGGGTGCGTACAACGTTATTACGGGCGCCGCAAGCACGGGGAAAGCGTTGACCGAACACGACAGCGTCAACAAACTCTCGTTTACCGGGAGTACCGCAGTCGGGCGACAGATCGGCCAAACGGCTGGTGATCGGCTCGTTCCGGTTTCGCTTGAGCTCGGTGGAAAAAGTCCCAACATCGTCTTCGCTGACGCAAACCTGGATAACGCTGTGAACGGGGTTATCAAAGGGATATTTGCAGCAAGTGGACAGACGTGTGTTGCCGGCTCGCGCGTCCTTGTCTCCGAGGAGATTTATGATGAGTTCATCGAACGGTTCGTTTCACGGACGAGCGAGATCAAACTCGGTGACCCCTTGGATCCTGAAACGGAGATGGGCCCGATCGCATTCTCGGACCAATGGAAGAAGGTCAAGGAATATATCGATCTCGGCCGTTCGGAGGGGGCAGAGATCGCGTTCGGTGGCAGCCAACCGCAGAGACTCGCCGGCGACCTCTTCATTGAACCGACCATTCTTACGGATGTCGACAGCGAAATGAGGGTTGCTCAGGAGGAGATCTTCGGACCCGTGGCATCCGTTATCCGATTCTCGGATGAGGAGGAAGCCGTCCAGTTAGCGAACGACACTGATTACGGCCTCGCCGCTGGCGTGTGGACGGAAGACATTCGTCGAGCCCACCGGTTGGCCGACGCGATCGATGCTGGCACCGTCTGCATTAACGAATACCGCGTGATGTCTTACCGCTCTCCGTTGGGTGGATACAAAGACAGCGGCCTTGGAAGGGAACAAGGTCAACAGGGTCTCGATGAATACCTTCAGACGAAGAGCGTCTGGATTGATCTCGCTGGGGAGGTTTCCGATCCCTTCAATATGGACACGTAA
- a CDS encoding NAD-dependent succinate-semialdehyde dehydrogenase — translation MEAVNPATGEVIDSYQEGMESDIEAAISASTHAFDEWRNTSLRERQKLLANAADVLRDRQRELAELMTREMGKPITQAMGEIEKCAWVCDHYAEFSSAYLSADSHPSPPGTTVKTRYDPLGVVLAVMPWNYPFWQVFRFAAPSLTAGNVALLKHASNVPGCALAIADVFREAGYPEDVFQTLLIPSDRVETVLKDDRVRAATLTGSGPAGRAVASTAGESLKKTVLELGGSDPFIVLDDADLDDAAETGAWARNMNGGQSCIAAKRFIVHEAVYDAFLEKLESRIESLVIGDPMDEETEIGPQASQHLMEDLHQQVEESVSAGANLLTGGQPLDRDGAFYPPTILTDIPAECPADSEELFGPVASVFKVTNEQEAVAKANETRFGLGASIWTEDRGRGERIAAEVDAGCTYINQLTKSDPRVPFGGVKDSGYGRELSEAGIKEFVNRKTVWVE, via the coding sequence ATGGAAGCGGTTAACCCAGCGACTGGTGAGGTCATCGATTCGTATCAGGAAGGAATGGAGAGCGATATCGAGGCAGCCATTTCAGCATCCACTCACGCTTTCGACGAGTGGCGAAACACCTCGCTCCGTGAACGGCAGAAACTCCTCGCCAATGCGGCTGACGTACTTCGTGATCGCCAACGGGAGTTAGCGGAGCTGATGACGCGCGAAATGGGCAAACCGATCACGCAAGCGATGGGTGAGATCGAAAAGTGTGCGTGGGTGTGTGATCATTACGCCGAGTTCTCCAGTGCGTATTTGTCGGCGGATAGTCACCCGAGTCCACCCGGTACGACGGTGAAAACGCGATACGATCCGCTTGGGGTTGTATTGGCCGTAATGCCGTGGAACTACCCGTTTTGGCAGGTCTTTCGTTTCGCTGCACCGAGTCTGACCGCGGGAAACGTTGCACTCCTCAAACATGCCTCCAACGTTCCTGGATGTGCCCTCGCGATCGCGGACGTATTTCGTGAGGCGGGCTATCCGGAGGACGTCTTCCAAACGCTGCTCATCCCATCGGACCGCGTAGAGACCGTGCTGAAGGACGATCGTGTTCGTGCCGCAACGCTTACTGGAAGTGGACCGGCAGGTCGAGCGGTCGCATCTACCGCTGGCGAGTCCTTGAAAAAAACCGTGCTTGAGCTCGGAGGAAGCGATCCGTTCATCGTGCTCGACGATGCTGATCTCGATGACGCAGCAGAAACCGGGGCCTGGGCTCGGAATATGAACGGTGGCCAGTCCTGTATCGCGGCAAAGCGATTCATCGTTCACGAAGCCGTTTACGATGCGTTCCTTGAAAAGCTCGAATCCCGTATTGAATCACTCGTGATTGGGGACCCGATGGATGAGGAGACCGAAATCGGCCCGCAGGCAAGTCAGCATTTGATGGAGGATCTCCATCAGCAAGTCGAGGAGAGCGTGTCTGCAGGTGCAAATCTACTCACGGGAGGCCAACCCCTTGATCGGGATGGCGCGTTCTATCCACCCACGATCCTAACCGATATTCCTGCCGAGTGTCCCGCGGATTCAGAGGAGCTATTCGGGCCGGTCGCATCCGTATTTAAAGTCACGAACGAGCAGGAAGCCGTCGCGAAGGCAAACGAAACTCGATTCGGCCTCGGTGCGTCGATATGGACCGAGGATCGTGGCCGAGGTGAACGGATAGCCGCCGAAGTAGATGCCGGCTGTACCTACATCAATCAACTCACCAAATCCGATCCACGTGTTCCCTTTGGCGGGGTGAAGGACTCGGGGTATGGTCGTGAGCTTTCCGAGGCGGGTATCAAGGAATTCGTCAACCGCAAGACGGTGTGGGTAGAATAG